The Peribacillus simplex genome contains the following window.
CACAAAAACTTCAATACTCGTTTTATCGACGAGAATCTTTAAATGAACCTTCTTCTTACTGACATCAAATGGTGCAGTACTTTCAACGAACTGATTCGTTTCGTCAGGTTGATCTGTGAATACCCGATTGACATAAGAGTAATTTCCTTCTGCAGAAATGCCTACGTCAACGTGGCGTTTTTGATCATCTGACTCCCTGAGCCTAAATCCTGCATTCTTAAAATCCGACCATGAGAGATCCGCCTCTATTTGATAGGCATCTCCTTTAACATCAAGTGTTTCCGAGCCATCCACTTCGATTTTATTAAAAGAATTCGTTGAGCTTGTCAATTCTTTTAATGCTTCTGAAGGCTGTGAAGAAAGATAATACTTGTTCTCTCCTTCACGCTTTAGTTCAATTTGACGGACGATCGAATCCATTCCGTTAAACCCTTCTTTTAATGTCGGCGTATTGTTGGCGTAGGCCCAGTTATTCATCCAAGCGAGGGCATAGCGTTTGTCTAATTTGTCACTTGCCTTGCCATCTTCAAACGATACTCCGCCATACCAATCGAAACCGTAGTCTAGCCATTGGGGTTCATGGTTATCTAGAAGAAATTCTGTTCCATTAAACGTTCCTGTCCAGTATGCATAGGTGTTGGGTTTCCCTGCTGATTTTCCGTTTGCACTGACGCCCAGCACCCACTTTACTGTCCCTTCATCAGCGCGGATCTGGTAAAGGTCAGGGCACTCTAAAACTCCAATGTTCTTAGTGGAAAAGCTGCTCGTATAGCGCCAATCTTTCAGATTATTAGACTCATAAAAACCTATTTTCGATCCTTCGGCCAAGGTCATGACCCATTTTTGATTTGTGTTATCCCAGATGATTTTTGGATCTCTAAAATCCTTCGTTCCTGGATTTTTCATAATAGGCTCGTCACTGTAAGAGGTAAACGTATTTCCTTTGTCCGTACTGTACCATAGAAATTGTTCTTGTTTCTGGCCATCCTTAGAAGGTTGTGTTGCGATCGCCACAAAAGCCTCTTTTCCAAACCCAGCTGTATTATCCGTGTCTATAACGACTGACCCTGTCCATGGATCCCCATTTTGATTCGTATATTTTGGAATGGCAATTCCTTCATCATTCCAGTGAATCAAATCTTTAGAGGTGGCATGTCGCCATTCTGTACCATTGCCATCCGGGTAATCTCCATTATAGAGGTAAAAATAATGATAATTTCCTTCATAGTAAACGGGCTTCTGTGGATCGTTTTTCCAATGATCAGGAGAAGTAAAATGATAGGCAGCCCGGTAAGAGTGCTTTTCTACCTTATTTGGCTGATTAGCTTCTTTTGTTTTATAAAATGAATGAATCAAAATTCCTGTGCTAATAACCATCCATAATCCAAGAACGAATAATCCAACCATCTTATATTTCTTTTTGTTCACTTAAACTCACCACTTTCCTCTTTTAAAATAGAAAAAAGAAAATGCCAAGTTTTCCTGACATTTTCTTTTTCTTTTCACTGGTAATTACTTAACCGTAATCTGGCCTTGTTCAAGAATACTGTCTTTTACTACTGATGTTTTTTCCCCTTTAATGTTAAGCTGGAAGCTTGGGGCAAAGGTAGATTTATTGTCTTCAAAATAACCTCTGTTTGTCATGTAGCTAGTCACTACAACATTATCACTGTCAGCCTGCGGGATCGCATAGTGTGCATAGTTCCAAGTGATGTCATATGGATCTAGATCC
Protein-coding sequences here:
- a CDS encoding glycoside hydrolase family 32 protein, with protein sequence MVISTGILIHSFYKTKEANQPNKVEKHSYRAAYHFTSPDHWKNDPQKPVYYEGNYHYFYLYNGDYPDGNGTEWRHATSKDLIHWNDEGIAIPKYTNQNGDPWTGSVVIDTDNTAGFGKEAFVAIATQPSKDGQKQEQFLWYSTDKGNTFTSYSDEPIMKNPGTKDFRDPKIIWDNTNQKWVMTLAEGSKIGFYESNNLKDWRYTSSFSTKNIGVLECPDLYQIRADEGTVKWVLGVSANGKSAGKPNTYAYWTGTFNGTEFLLDNHEPQWLDYGFDWYGGVSFEDGKASDKLDKRYALAWMNNWAYANNTPTLKEGFNGMDSIVRQIELKREGENKYYLSSQPSEALKELTSSTNSFNKIEVDGSETLDVKGDAYQIEADLSWSDFKNAGFRLRESDDQKRHVDVGISAEGNYSYVNRVFTDQPDETNQFVESTAPFDVSKKKVHLKILVDKTSIEVFVDDGKAAYSNLIFPHAEDKGITLFSEGGKAIFKNMKVTHFDPIN